The proteins below are encoded in one region of Flavobacterium sp. IMCC34852:
- a CDS encoding glycine--tRNA ligase: protein MAKQEDLFKNVVSHAKEYGFIFPSSEIYDGLSAVYDYAQNGVELKKNIREYWWKAMVQMHENIVGLDAAILMHPTTWKASGHVDAFNDPLIDNKDSKKRYRADVLIEDYAEKLNLKAKKEIEKARERFGASFDEEQYKTTNPRVMEYLAKEREILERMGRSLGAGDLEDVKALIEELEIADPETGSRNWTDVKQFNLMFGTKLGASAENAMDLYLRPETAQGIFVNFLNVQKTGRMKIPFGIAQTGKAFRNEIVARQFIFRMREFEQMEMQFFVKPGEEMKWYEYWKQTRLNWHLSLGLGAANYRFHDHEKLAHYANAAADIEFNFPFGFKELEGIHSRTDFDLKAHEQYSGKKLQYFDNETNSNYVPYVVETSVGLDRMFLAVFATSLKEETLEDGSTRTVLRLPSVLAPTKAAVLPLVKKDGLPEVAQKIIEDLKWDFNVAYDEKDAVGRRYRRQDALGTPFCITVDHQTLEDETVTIRHRDSMAQDRVKISELRNLIGNEVSMRNWLMKM from the coding sequence ATGGCAAAACAAGAAGATTTATTTAAGAATGTAGTTTCGCATGCTAAGGAATATGGATTCATTTTTCCTTCAAGCGAAATATACGATGGTTTGAGCGCAGTGTATGATTATGCGCAAAACGGAGTCGAATTAAAAAAGAACATTAGAGAATATTGGTGGAAAGCCATGGTGCAAATGCATGAAAACATTGTCGGTTTAGACGCCGCGATTTTGATGCATCCGACCACTTGGAAAGCTTCGGGTCACGTTGATGCGTTTAACGATCCGTTGATTGACAACAAGGATTCTAAAAAAAGATACAGAGCCGATGTTTTAATTGAGGATTATGCCGAAAAATTAAACCTGAAAGCCAAAAAAGAAATTGAAAAAGCCCGCGAGCGTTTTGGTGCTTCTTTTGACGAAGAGCAATACAAAACGACCAATCCGCGAGTGATGGAATACTTGGCCAAAGAGCGTGAAATTCTGGAAAGAATGGGTCGTTCATTGGGTGCCGGAGATTTGGAAGATGTAAAAGCCTTAATCGAAGAACTGGAAATTGCCGATCCGGAAACCGGTTCAAGAAACTGGACGGATGTGAAGCAGTTCAACTTGATGTTTGGCACCAAACTCGGAGCTTCAGCTGAAAACGCCATGGATTTGTACTTGCGTCCGGAAACCGCTCAAGGTATTTTTGTGAATTTCTTAAACGTACAAAAAACCGGAAGAATGAAGATTCCTTTTGGAATTGCCCAAACCGGGAAAGCCTTCCGTAACGAGATTGTAGCGCGTCAGTTTATTTTCCGCATGCGTGAATTTGAACAAATGGAAATGCAGTTTTTCGTCAAACCGGGGGAAGAAATGAAATGGTACGAATACTGGAAACAAACCCGTTTGAACTGGCATTTATCTTTAGGTTTAGGTGCAGCAAATTACCGTTTCCACGACCACGAAAAATTAGCACACTACGCCAATGCTGCTGCGGATATTGAGTTTAATTTCCCTTTTGGTTTCAAAGAATTAGAAGGAATTCACTCAAGAACCGATTTCGATTTGAAAGCACACGAACAATATTCGGGTAAAAAACTGCAATATTTTGACAACGAAACCAATTCGAACTATGTGCCTTATGTAGTGGAAACTTCGGTTGGTTTAGACCGTATGTTCTTGGCGGTTTTTGCTACTTCCTTAAAAGAAGAAACTTTAGAAGATGGTTCAACACGTACCGTTTTGCGTTTGCCATCTGTTTTGGCACCAACCAAAGCTGCCGTTTTACCCTTAGTAAAAAAGGACGGATTGCCGGAAGTGGCTCAAAAAATAATCGAAGATTTGAAATGGGATTTCAACGTGGCTTATGATGAAAAAGATGCGGTTGGTCGTCGTTACAGAAGACAAGATGCCTTAGGAACACCATTCTGTATTACGGTGGATCACCAAACTTTGGAAGATGAAACGGTAACCATTCGCCACAGAGATTCGATGGCGCAAGACCGCGTTAAAATATCCGAATTGAGAAACCTCATCGGCAACGAAGTTTCTATGAGAAACTGGTTGATGAAAATGTAA
- a CDS encoding DUF3667 domain-containing protein: MENNVCCNCANTNVENYCAVCGQKKYRRIDSKYLVEELQYTFLHVNKGFLYTIKSIIKNPGKTAKDFLDGHRVNHYKPILLAFLLAGISSFISLKILDFEKIMMSSYSSPNPEASKQFMRDYSTFVSNYNSFLMMLFIPIVALFTKLVFNSKKHNYYEHVIMNTFGQSAYLLLMIFVFYPIFYFLKDDPGAIISLSFVSYLFVPLLMFWFYKNVYNEMSTGSIIVRILAIVGLGIVVFFVLILIIVVFMIAINGPQAFIQQR; the protein is encoded by the coding sequence ATGGAAAACAATGTATGTTGTAATTGTGCGAACACAAATGTGGAAAATTATTGTGCTGTATGCGGTCAAAAAAAGTACCGAAGAATTGACAGCAAATATCTTGTCGAAGAGCTTCAATATACCTTTCTTCATGTGAACAAAGGTTTTTTATATACCATTAAAAGTATCATAAAAAATCCCGGAAAAACGGCTAAAGATTTTCTGGACGGTCACAGGGTAAATCATTATAAACCAATTTTATTAGCTTTTTTATTAGCGGGTATCTCTTCGTTTATATCTTTAAAGATTTTGGATTTTGAGAAGATTATGATGAGTAGTTACAGCAGTCCAAACCCAGAAGCTTCTAAACAATTCATGAGAGATTATTCGACCTTTGTGTCAAACTACAATTCTTTCTTAATGATGCTATTTATCCCTATAGTAGCGTTATTTACAAAATTGGTTTTTAACAGTAAAAAGCATAATTATTACGAACATGTAATCATGAATACCTTTGGTCAATCGGCCTATCTGTTGTTAATGATCTTTGTTTTTTATCCTATCTTTTATTTTTTAAAAGATGATCCCGGCGCCATTATTTCGTTGTCGTTTGTATCGTATCTTTTTGTACCGCTACTGATGTTTTGGTTTTACAAGAATGTTTATAACGAAATGAGTACAGGCTCAATAATTGTTAGGATTTTAGCCATTGTAGGATTAGGCATTGTAGTTTTTTTCGTCTTAATCTTAATTATTGTAGTTTTTATGATTGCTATAAATGGTCCGCAAGCATTTATACAACAACGATGA
- a CDS encoding ComF family protein, translated as MWNHLVNLFFPKSCAGCHAILLSDEKVICTQCRHEIPLTNHHNIKENEIFQKLYGRIPLEFGAALFYFHKKGIVQEMMHQLKYKGNQEIGTIVGDWYASELKDLQPMKNIDYIIPVPLHKRRFRERGYNQVTTFGKSLAQNLNIPYEESVLQRKLYTKTQTKKSLLGRADINKTIFEVTFSENHHDKHFLLIDDVMTTGSTLEACSRELLKIPNAKISIVCMAMAHS; from the coding sequence ATGTGGAATCACTTGGTCAATTTATTTTTTCCGAAGTCGTGCGCCGGTTGTCACGCTATTTTGCTAAGCGATGAAAAGGTGATTTGTACGCAGTGCCGACACGAAATTCCGCTCACCAACCACCACAATATAAAAGAGAATGAAATTTTCCAAAAGCTCTATGGTAGAATTCCGCTCGAGTTTGGCGCAGCGTTGTTTTATTTCCACAAAAAAGGGATTGTTCAGGAAATGATGCACCAACTAAAATACAAAGGCAATCAAGAAATCGGGACAATCGTAGGCGACTGGTATGCTTCCGAATTAAAAGATTTGCAACCGATGAAAAATATCGACTACATCATTCCGGTTCCGCTGCACAAAAGAAGGTTTCGCGAACGCGGTTACAATCAGGTGACGACTTTCGGCAAATCATTGGCACAAAATTTAAACATTCCTTATGAGGAAAGCGTTTTGCAACGAAAATTGTACACCAAAACCCAAACCAAAAAGTCGCTTTTGGGCAGAGCTGATATCAACAAGACCATATTCGAGGTTACTTTTTCCGAAAACCACCACGACAAACATTTTTTGCTCATAGACGATGTAATGACAACCGGTTCAACCCTAGAAGCTTGCAGTAGAGAATTGCTCAAAATCCCCAATGCCAAAATCAGCATAGTCTGTATGGCGATGGCGCATAGTTAA
- a CDS encoding Ig-like domain-containing protein, which produces MPKYNFKYFSLLLLLVIIGCAKRGSITGGDKDSIAPVLKSSLPKNFSTNFNGKEIKLVFDEYVKLKNANKQLIISPPMKNQPEILPYTASKTLTIKIKDTLQPNTTYSFNFGQSIEDNNEGNPYSQFKYVFSTGSFIDSLALSVKVKDALEKKTDNFVSVMLYEINEQFNDSTIYKETPRYITNTLDSLEVVKLENLKSGKYLLVALKDNGNNKYNPKSDKIGFQKQYITIPNDTIFEVELFKEVLPFKALKPSLAAKSRLLMGYEGQPRNTKATLKNGAETIPTLVTQMPKKDSLQIWFKPVKADSLQLNVEKDSFKQDFIVKINAAKADTLTINPDFNGSLPLRERFSMSSSIPLVQFDQSKISIINKDSVAVDFTTEYDEFNQKFYLDFKKEPLERYTIKAMPGALIDFYDHKNDTLSYKINTKNLSDYGNLRVVLENVKKFPVIVQLTDKEGKVKYSEFTETATINFDAIEPALYTLRIIYDDNKNKVWDTGSYMEKRQTEEVIYFPKEIDVRANWDVEQPFSLSVIK; this is translated from the coding sequence ATGCCAAAATATAACTTCAAATATTTTTCTTTACTGTTGCTACTCGTAATTATTGGTTGTGCCAAACGCGGCTCAATTACCGGCGGCGATAAAGACTCAATTGCACCGGTGTTAAAGTCGAGTTTACCCAAAAATTTCTCGACCAATTTTAACGGCAAGGAAATCAAATTGGTTTTTGACGAATATGTAAAGCTAAAAAACGCCAACAAACAGTTGATTATTTCTCCACCAATGAAAAATCAGCCGGAGATTTTACCTTATACCGCGAGTAAAACACTCACGATTAAAATAAAAGATACGCTGCAGCCCAATACCACTTACAGTTTTAATTTTGGCCAAAGCATAGAAGACAACAACGAAGGCAATCCCTATTCGCAATTCAAATATGTTTTTTCAACCGGAAGTTTTATCGATTCTTTGGCATTAAGTGTTAAGGTAAAAGATGCTTTAGAGAAAAAAACAGACAACTTTGTCTCGGTGATGTTGTATGAAATCAATGAGCAATTTAACGATTCCACCATTTATAAAGAAACACCGAGATACATCACCAATACGTTGGACAGTTTGGAAGTGGTTAAATTGGAAAACTTAAAATCAGGAAAGTATCTTTTGGTCGCCTTGAAAGACAATGGCAATAACAAATACAATCCGAAGTCAGATAAAATAGGTTTTCAAAAGCAATACATCACCATTCCGAATGATACCATTTTTGAAGTCGAATTGTTTAAAGAAGTTTTACCATTTAAAGCTCTTAAACCTTCACTAGCCGCCAAAAGCAGATTGCTAATGGGTTACGAAGGACAACCGAGAAATACCAAAGCAACGCTCAAGAACGGTGCTGAAACCATTCCGACTTTGGTTACCCAAATGCCCAAAAAAGACTCGTTGCAAATTTGGTTCAAACCTGTAAAAGCAGATTCGCTTCAGCTCAATGTTGAGAAAGACAGTTTTAAACAAGATTTTATCGTTAAAATAAACGCAGCCAAAGCCGATACACTTACCATAAATCCGGATTTTAACGGTAGTTTACCCTTACGCGAACGATTTTCGATGAGCAGTTCAATTCCTTTAGTGCAATTTGACCAATCAAAAATAAGCATCATTAATAAAGATTCTGTGGCAGTGGATTTCACGACTGAATATGATGAATTCAATCAAAAGTTTTATTTAGATTTCAAAAAAGAACCTTTGGAAAGATATACCATTAAAGCCATGCCGGGCGCTTTGATTGATTTTTACGATCATAAAAACGATACATTATCTTATAAAATCAACACTAAAAACCTTTCGGATTACGGAAATTTAAGGGTTGTTTTAGAAAATGTCAAGAAGTTTCCGGTAATTGTACAACTGACGGATAAGGAAGGAAAAGTAAAATATTCCGAATTCACGGAAACGGCAACTATTAATTTTGATGCGATAGAACCGGCTTTATACACTTTACGCATTATTTACGACGACAACAAAAACAAGGTTTGGGACACCGGAAGTTATATGGAAAAACGCCAAACCGAAGAAGTCATTTATTTTCCCAAAGAAATTGATGTGCGTGCCAATTGGGATGTCGAACAGCCGTTTAGCCTTTCTGTAATTAAGTAA
- a CDS encoding nitrilase family protein, which translates to MKVALIQTHLTWENPTENRSHLAQKITGFMEEVDLIVLPEMFSSGFTMNPKIVAETMQGETISWLQHLAKAKNCAITGSLVIAENGNFYNRLVFVFPNGDLQTYDKRHLFTLAGEDKVYTAGTEKILIEYKGFKICPLICYDLRFPVFSRNVENYDLLIYVANWPKPRINAWNILLKARAVENMSYAIGVNRIGMDNNNLEYIGHSQVVDFLGNHLVEPQETDGVFIVELDQEKLHETRSKLAFLNDRDFFNITPQSKK; encoded by the coding sequence ATGAAAGTCGCGCTAATCCAAACCCACTTAACTTGGGAAAACCCAACGGAGAACCGAAGCCATTTGGCCCAAAAAATTACGGGTTTTATGGAAGAGGTTGATTTGATTGTACTGCCCGAAATGTTTTCATCTGGATTTACCATGAATCCTAAAATAGTTGCAGAAACGATGCAAGGTGAGACGATATCGTGGCTCCAACATTTGGCGAAAGCCAAAAACTGTGCAATCACAGGAAGTTTAGTAATAGCAGAAAACGGTAATTTTTACAATCGGTTGGTATTTGTTTTTCCGAATGGTGACCTCCAAACTTATGACAAAAGACATTTGTTTACTTTGGCCGGAGAAGACAAAGTGTATACTGCCGGAACCGAAAAAATACTCATTGAGTACAAAGGATTTAAGATTTGTCCGTTGATTTGTTACGATTTGCGTTTCCCGGTTTTTTCGAGAAATGTGGAAAATTATGATTTGCTGATTTATGTGGCCAATTGGCCTAAACCACGCATTAATGCTTGGAATATTTTACTTAAAGCCAGAGCCGTAGAAAACATGAGTTATGCCATTGGCGTGAATAGAATTGGAATGGACAACAATAATTTGGAATACATTGGCCATTCTCAAGTCGTTGATTTTTTGGGAAATCATTTGGTAGAACCACAAGAAACCGATGGTGTTTTTATAGTGGAATTAGACCAAGAAAAATTACACGAAACCAGAAGTAAATTGGCTTTTTTAAACGACCGAGATTTTTTTAATATAACACCACAAAGTAAAAAGTAG
- a CDS encoding GH92 family glycosyl hydrolase, whose translation MRLQLTNLFLLLTLSALGQNLHQHVNPMIGTGGHGHTYPGATVPFGMVQLSPDTRIDGSWDGCSGYHYDDTTIYGFSHTHLNGTGCTDYGDIMLMPTMGNPMLSPKDYSSTFSHANEKASAGFYSVKLDKHNIAVALTASTRVGFHQYTFNTAGQANIILDLNHRDKLLQGEVRIINAKTIEILRRSEAWAKDQYVFARIEFSQPMQINKIRSNNSAQAAATDKVFKGTQLALSFSKKVSKGDKIWVKVALSPTGYEGAKLNMSEIPGWDFSKVQKAAEQLWDQQLAKIEITETNKDRLSIFYTALYHTMAQPNIAQDIDGKYRGRDNQIHKAEGFDYYSVFSLWDTFRGAHPLYTLIEKKRTVDFINTFLKQYEQGGRLPVWELASNETDCMIGYHSVSVMADAMAKGLTGFDYEKAFEAAKHSAMLDHLGLAAYKNQGFISMDDEHESVSKTVEYAYDDWCIAQMAMILNKKDEYDYFMKRSQSWKNVFDWTSGFMRPKKNGGWDKPFDPREINNNFTEGNSWQYSFFVPQDIPGMIEAYGGADKFEAKLDEMFNSESKTTGREQVDVTGLIGQYAHGNEPSHHMTYLYNYIGKPEKTQAKVHYILNEFYKNTPDGLIGNEDCGQMSAWYVLSSMGMYSVTPGMAKWDETKPLFNNVKINFEDGTSAMLTETSNKSRLGITQTKSNWIKPLSSPSIVPVPIILAKSKSFKDSLDIDFDHPHPDHLGAYSYRIVYNNEKGVPFKQYQGEKITLKETATVEVRFAEMIDNKPFRSQIISGNFFKKPNNYTIDIKSTYNPQYHAGGPDGLLDGINGTTNWRKGDWQGYQTQDFEAVIDMQKEQSVSEFHSTFLQDQRSWILMPTKVEYYVSSDNVNFTLAGTVDNDVDPKTDDNQIKDFSLTASKVLKGRYVKVKAYNYGKLPEWHLGYPYNGDAFVFIDEITIK comes from the coding sequence ATGAGACTTCAGCTAACCAATCTTTTTTTACTGCTTACGCTTTCCGCTTTAGGACAAAATCTCCACCAACACGTTAATCCCATGATTGGCACCGGTGGTCACGGTCATACGTATCCCGGCGCTACAGTACCATTCGGAATGGTGCAATTGTCACCCGATACCCGAATCGACGGCAGTTGGGACGGATGTTCAGGCTATCATTACGACGACACTACTATCTATGGTTTTTCACATACTCATTTAAACGGAACCGGTTGCACTGATTATGGCGACATCATGTTGATGCCAACCATGGGCAACCCAATGTTGAGCCCAAAAGACTACAGCTCCACCTTTTCACACGCCAACGAAAAAGCTTCGGCCGGATTTTATTCGGTTAAACTCGACAAACACAACATCGCCGTAGCTTTGACTGCTTCTACAAGGGTTGGTTTTCACCAATATACTTTCAATACTGCCGGCCAAGCCAATATCATTTTGGATTTAAACCACCGCGATAAATTGTTGCAAGGAGAAGTGCGAATCATCAATGCGAAAACCATCGAAATTCTCAGAAGAAGCGAAGCTTGGGCGAAAGACCAATACGTTTTTGCCCGAATTGAATTCAGCCAACCGATGCAAATCAATAAAATCAGAAGTAATAACTCAGCTCAAGCTGCTGCTACTGACAAAGTATTTAAAGGAACGCAATTGGCCTTAAGTTTTTCTAAAAAAGTGAGTAAAGGTGATAAAATTTGGGTCAAAGTCGCTTTGTCACCAACGGGTTACGAAGGCGCCAAACTCAATATGAGCGAAATTCCGGGTTGGGATTTTAGTAAAGTTCAAAAAGCCGCTGAGCAACTTTGGGACCAACAATTAGCCAAAATAGAAATCACCGAAACCAATAAAGACAGGCTGAGCATTTTCTACACCGCTTTGTACCATACGATGGCACAGCCAAATATCGCGCAAGACATCGACGGCAAATACCGCGGTCGCGACAATCAAATTCATAAAGCCGAAGGGTTTGATTACTATTCGGTGTTCTCTCTTTGGGATACCTTCCGCGGCGCGCATCCTTTGTATACTTTAATCGAAAAGAAACGCACCGTTGATTTCATCAATACTTTTTTGAAACAATACGAGCAAGGCGGCAGATTACCGGTTTGGGAATTGGCGTCGAATGAAACGGATTGTATGATTGGATATCATTCTGTTTCGGTAATGGCTGATGCAATGGCCAAAGGCTTGACCGGTTTTGATTACGAAAAGGCTTTTGAAGCGGCCAAACATTCGGCTATGTTAGACCACCTAGGATTAGCAGCCTATAAAAATCAAGGTTTTATTTCGATGGATGACGAACACGAAAGCGTTTCCAAAACCGTGGAATATGCCTATGACGATTGGTGTATTGCGCAAATGGCGATGATTTTAAACAAAAAAGACGAGTACGATTACTTCATGAAACGTTCCCAAAGTTGGAAAAATGTCTTCGATTGGACTAGCGGTTTTATGCGACCTAAGAAAAACGGCGGTTGGGACAAACCTTTTGACCCACGCGAAATCAACAACAATTTCACTGAGGGCAACAGTTGGCAATATTCGTTTTTTGTACCACAAGATATTCCCGGTATGATAGAAGCTTACGGCGGAGCCGACAAATTTGAAGCCAAACTAGACGAAATGTTTAATAGCGAAAGCAAAACTACCGGTCGAGAGCAAGTTGATGTTACCGGTTTGATTGGTCAATATGCACATGGAAATGAACCCAGTCATCACATGACTTATTTGTACAATTACATTGGTAAACCTGAAAAAACCCAAGCCAAAGTGCATTATATTCTAAACGAATTTTACAAAAACACCCCCGACGGGTTGATTGGCAATGAAGATTGCGGTCAAATGAGCGCTTGGTATGTGTTGAGTTCGATGGGAATGTATTCGGTTACGCCGGGGATGGCCAAATGGGATGAAACCAAACCTCTTTTCAACAATGTGAAAATCAATTTTGAAGACGGAACCTCAGCAATGCTTACGGAGACTTCAAACAAATCAAGGCTGGGAATTACTCAAACAAAATCTAATTGGATTAAACCATTGAGCAGTCCGAGTATTGTTCCAGTTCCTATTATTTTGGCGAAAAGCAAGTCATTTAAAGATTCTTTAGACATCGACTTTGATCATCCGCATCCGGATCATCTTGGTGCTTATTCTTATAGAATTGTTTACAATAATGAAAAAGGAGTCCCTTTTAAACAATACCAAGGAGAAAAAATTACCTTGAAAGAAACGGCTACCGTAGAAGTAAGATTTGCCGAAATGATTGACAATAAACCTTTTAGGAGCCAAATTATTTCGGGCAATTTCTTCAAAAAACCCAACAATTACACCATCGACATTAAATCAACCTACAACCCGCAATACCATGCCGGCGGTCCGGATGGTTTATTAGATGGGATTAACGGTACGACCAACTGGCGCAAAGGCGATTGGCAAGGTTACCAAACTCAAGATTTTGAAGCGGTGATTGACATGCAAAAAGAGCAATCCGTGAGTGAATTTCACAGTACTTTTCTGCAAGACCAACGTTCTTGGATTTTGATGCCTACCAAAGTGGAATACTATGTTTCCTCCGACAATGTCAACTTTACTTTGGCCGGAACCGTGGATAACGACGTTGATCCAAAAACCGATGACAATCAGATAAAAGATTTCAGCCTAACTGCTTCAAAAGTACTCAAAGGACGATATGTAAAAGTAAAAGCCTACAATTACGGCAAACTCCCGGAATGGCATTTAGGTTATCCTTATAATGGTGATGCTTTTGTCTTTATTGATGAAATCACCATTAAGTAA